A part of Setaria viridis chromosome 8, Setaria_viridis_v4.0, whole genome shotgun sequence genomic DNA contains:
- the LOC117866723 gene encoding probable serine/threonine-protein kinase At1g09600, whose amino-acid sequence MMKIFARNPLQSLIQIRCIQSSGKALNVLLGHLCPKCSRRHEGTTSGSQTTGCTCFRWFFTPSSNDPATVPSANGGNIEVLTSQPRTNGFDPSYQLDDADKPVSAVGHRRKSSMHHRLKIWISSGHNGIMGRYGNKLDLGVPNVAKPLSDESVDPGWPEWLTNVAPEAVQGWFPRRLDSFEKLGKVGQGTYSSVYKARDLKTGKIVALKKVRFVNVDPESVKCLLQQLLSGLDHCHSNGVLHRDMKCSNLLIDRNGVLKIADFGLATSFDPDNQQPLTSRVATLWYRPPELLLGATKYGPSVDMWSTGCILAELFAGKPILPGRTEVEQLHKIFKLCGSPSDEYWDKLEVPQTGMFKPGSQYKGCIAETFKDFPHSALTLLDILLAFEPEARGTAATTLQSDVSSAHQT is encoded by the exons ATGATGAAGATATTCGCCAGGAATCCACTGCAAAGCTTAATACAGATTCGGTGCATTCAATCAAGTGGAAAGGCATTGAATGTGCTTCTAGGTCACCTTTGTCCAAAGTGTTCTAGAAGGCACGAGGGCACAACTTCAGGAAGCCAAACCACTGGATGCACATGTTTCCGATGGTTCTTCACACCGTCTAGTAATGATCCTGCAACCGTACCAAGCGCAAATGGTGGAAATATTGAAGTGCTCACCTCCCAGCCACGAACAAATGGTTTTGATCCTAGTTACCAGTTGGACGATGCAGATAAGCCAGTTTCAGCTGTTGGCCACCGTAGGAAATCCAGCATGCACCATAGATTGAAAATATGGATCAGCAGTGGGCATAACGGCATAATGGGAAGGTATGGAAATAAGTTGGACTTGGGTGTTCCCAATGTGGCTAAGCCGTTATCAGATGAGAGTGTTGATCCTGGATGGCCAGAATGGCTCACAAATGTGGCACCAGAGGCAGTACAAGGATGGTTCCCTCGGCGACTAGATTCATTCGAGAAATTAGGCAAG GTTGGACAAGGAACTTATAGTAGTGTGTACAAAGCCCGGGATCTTAAAACTGGCAAGATTGTTGCTCTGAAAAAGGTGCGGTTCGTCAATGTGGATCCTGAAAGC GTCAAATGCTTACTGCAGCAGTTACTTAGTGGCCTTGATCACTGCCACAGCAATGGAGTTTTGCATCGGGACATGAAGTGTTCCAACCTCTTGATTGATAGAAATGGTGTTCTGAAGATCGCAGACTTTGGCCTCGCAACATCTTTCGATCCAGACAATCAGCAGCCATTGACAAGCCGTGTTGCAACATTGTGGTACAGACCACCTGAACTTCTTCTCGGCGCCACCAAGTATGGTCCTTCTGTGGATATGTGGAGTACAGGGTGCATTCTTGCAGAATTGTTTGCTGGCAAGCCAATCCTGCCTGGAAGAACTGAG GTGGAGCAACTCCACAAAATTTTCAAGCTCTGCGGATCACCTTCCGACGAGTATTGGGATAAACTGGAAGTGCCCCAAACAGGGATGTTCAAGCCTGGTAGCCAGTACAAGGGATGCATTGCTGAGACATTTAAGGATTTTCCTCACTCAGCTCTAACTCTTCTAGATATTTTGCTTGCCTTCGAACCAGAAGCTCGTGGAACAGCTGCCACCACTCTCCAGAGTGATGTAAGTTCTGCACATCAAACCTGA
- the LOC117866724 gene encoding glucuronoxylan 4-O-methyltransferase 2 produces MTTSPTLARKAKLKTHLVSAKAKLKLHVTPRRVVLLAAAACSVFLILSTLRTLHSASRRTATPAAASTPAAVAAVHHAQHEQEQRRQEECGGKAVPASVAEALVHYATSGETPRQTEAEAGAAARVLAARTPCNLLVFGLGPASALWVALNHGGRTLFLEADAGRIAAARAAHPAGVDDLQAHTVAYHDQHAAQTTVSDDLLLLRNSSDCAGASPPKPLSPDDVERSACPLAPRGLPAAFYEAEWDVIVVEAPAPGAVYTAGVAARARRPGAGETDVLVHGVDGAAEESFARAFLCEGYIKEEAGRLRHFAIPSHRGKEAIPFCP; encoded by the coding sequence ATGACGACGAGCCCCACGCTCGCGCGGAAGGCCAAGCTCAAGACCCACCTCGTCTCCGCCAAGGCCAAGCTCAAGCTCCACGTCACCCCGCgccgcgtcgtcctcctcgccgccgccgcctgctctgtcttcctcatcctctccacCCTCCGCACCCTCCACTCCGCCTCGCGCCGcaccgccacccccgccgcagcctccacgccggcggccgtcGCTGCCGTCCACCACGCTCAGCAcgagcaggagcagcggcgcCAGGAAGAGTGCGGCGGCAAGGCGGTGCCGGCGTCCGTCGCTGAGGCGCTGGTCCACTACGCCACGTCCGGCGAGACGCCGCGCCAGACGGAGGccgaggccggcgccgccgcgcgcgtgctggCGGCGCGCACGCCGTGCAACCTCCTCGTGTTCGGGCTGGGCCCCGCCAGCGCGCTCTGGGTGGCGCTCAACCACGGCGGCCGCACGCTCTTCCTCGAGGCGGACGCCGGCcggatcgccgccgcccgcgccgcgcaccCTGCCGGCGTAGACGACCTCCAGGCCCACACCGTCGCCTACCACGACCAACACGCCGCCCAAACCACGGTCTCCGAcgacctcctgctcctccgcaACTCCTCCGACTGCGCCGGCGCCTCCCCGCCGAAGCCCCTCTCGCCGGACGACGTGGAGCGGTCGGCGTGCCCGCTGGCGCCGCGGGGCCTGCCGGCGGCGTTCTACGAGGCGGAGTGGGACGTGATCGTGGtggaggcgccggcgcccggcgctgTGTACAcggccggcgtggcggcgcgggcACGGCGGCCAGGGGCGGGCGAGACGGACGTGCTGGTCCACGGCGtggacggcgcggcggaggagagctTCGCGAGGGCGTTCCTGTGCGAAGGGTACATCAAGGAGGAGGCTGGCAGGCTCCGTCACTTCGCCATCCCGAGCCACAGGGGCAAGGAAGCCATACCATTTTGCCCTTGA